From a single Silene latifolia isolate original U9 population chromosome 6, ASM4854445v1, whole genome shotgun sequence genomic region:
- the LOC141587089 gene encoding calcium-dependent protein kinase 13: MGNCCRSPASIAREDVKSSNKSNHNKNNKNPKKPKNQIDFSKSITVLPDVRNHSIDDKYLVDKELGRGEFGITYLCIDKATRELLACKSISKRKLRTAVDVDDVRREVAIMKHLPKCSSIVTLKEACEDESGVHLVMELCEGGELFDRIVARGHYTERAAAAVMKTILEVVVMCHKHGVIHRDLKPENFLFANKKENSPLKAIDFGLSIFFQPGERFSEIVGSPYYMAPEVLKRNYGPEIDIWSAGVILYILLCGVPPFWAESEQGVAQAILRGLIDFKRDPWPNISDCAKSLVRQMLEPDPKKRLTAKQVLEHSWLQNAKKAPNVPLGDVVKSRLKQFAMMNRFKRKALRVIAEFLSNQEVEDIKELFKRIDVDDDGIVSIEELKAGLLKFGSMLEESEVQMLIEAVDTYGKGTLDYGEFVAVSLHLHKMANDEHLQKAFSYFDKDSNGYIEPEELQNALMEDGLDDCVNVANDIFQEVDTDKDGKISYDEFVAMMKTGTDWRKASRHYSRGRFNNLSLKLMKDGSLNLGAEVAV, from the exons atGGGGAATTGCTGCAGATCTCCGGCTTCAATTGCTCGGGAAGACGTCAAATCGTCTAACAaatcaaaccacaacaaaaacaacaaaaaccctaaaaaacctAAAAACCAAATCGACTTCTCAAAATCAATAACCGTATTACCCGACGTACGCAATCACTCCATTGACGACAAGTACCTTGTTGATAAGGAGCTTGGTAGGGGTGAATTCGGCATAACCTACCTATGCATCGACAAGGCCACGCGCGAGCTCCTCGCGTGCAAATCAATCTCCAAGCGTAAGCTTCGTACGGCAGTCGACGTTGATGACGTAAGGCGTGAGGTGGCTATTATGAAGCACTTGCCGAAATGTTCGAGTATTGTGACGTTGAAGGAGGCGTGCGAGGATGAGAGTGGCGTTCATTTGGTTATGGAGTTGTGCGAAGGCGGCGAGCTCTTTGATCGCATTGTTGCGCGTGGGCATTACACGGAACGTGCTGCTGCGGCCGTCATGAAGACCATTCTTGAGGTTGTGGTTATGTGTCATAAGCATGGGGTTATTCATCGCGATTTGAAGCCGGAGAATTTCTTGTTTGCTAATAAGAAGGAGAATTCACCTTTAAAGGCTATTGATTTTGGATTGTCTATTTTCTTTCAGCCAG GTGAACGGTTCTCAGAAATTGTGGGGAGTCCATATTATATGGCTCCAGAAGTGCTCAAGCGGAACTATGGACCAGAAATTGATATATGGAGTGCAGGTGTTATTCTATATATATTGTTGTGTGGAGTTCCACCCTTTTGGGCAG AATCTGAGCAAGGTGTGGCACAGGCTATTTTGCGTGGCCTAATTGATTTCAAGCGAGATCCATGGCCTAATATTTCAGATTGTGCAAAGAGTTTGGTTAGACAAATGCTTGAGCCTGACCCCAAAAAAAGATTAACAGCAAAACAAGTACTCG AGCATTCCTGGTTACAAAATGCTAAAAAGGCTCCAAATGTTCCTCTTGGAGATGTTGTGAAATCAAGACTTAAGCAGTTTGCCATGATGAACAGATTCAAGAGGAAAGCTCTGAGG GTCATTGCTGAGTTTTTATCTAACCAAGAAGTCGAAGATATCAAAGAACTGTTCAAGAGAATAGACGTAGATGATGATGGAATTGTTTCCATTGAAGAACTGAAAGCTGGACTTCTTAAATTCGGATCTATGCTTGAAGAGTCTGAAGTGCAGATGCTTATTGAAGCT GTTGACACGTACGGAAAAGGAACACTGGACTATGGAGAATTTGTTGCAGTTTCGCTTCATTTACACAAAATGGCCAATGATGAACACCTTCAAAAAGCCTTCTCCTACTTTGATAAGGATTCCAATGGCTATATTGAACCAGAGGAGCTACAGAATGCCCTGATGGAAGATGGGCTGGATGATTGTGTTAATGTTGCTAATGACATTTTCCAGGAGGTGGACACAGACAAG GACGGGAAAATTAGCTACGACGAGTTTGTTGCAATGATGAAAACTGGAACCGATTGGAGAAAAGCTTCTCGACATTATTCAAGAGGACGGTTTAATAATCTCAGCTTGAAGCTTATGAAGGATGGTTCTTTGAATTTAGGTGCTGAGGTAGCAGTTTAG